Proteins co-encoded in one Salvia splendens isolate huo1 chromosome 4, SspV2, whole genome shotgun sequence genomic window:
- the LOC121797812 gene encoding homeobox-leucine zipper protein ATHB-15-like, translated as MAMSCKESSKAAAAVDAAMDNGKYVRYTPEQVEALERLYHDCPKPSSIRRQQLIRECPILSHIEPKQIKVWFQNRRCREKQRKEASRLQGVNRKLTAMNKLLMEENDRLQKQVSHLVYENSYFRQHTPNNPLSTKDTSCESVVTSGQKHHLTPQHPPRDASPAGLLSIAEETLAEFLSKATGTAVEWVQMPGMKPGPDSIGIVAISHGCPGVAARACGLVGLEPTRVAEILKDRPSWFRDCRAVDVVNVLPTANGGTIELLYMQLYAPTTLAPGRDFWLIRFTSVMDDGSLVVCERSLNNTQNGPSMPPVQNFVRAEMLPSGYLIRPCEGGGSIIHIVDHMNLEAWSVPEVLRPLYESSTVLAQRITTAAVRHLRQIALDISQSSVNNWGRRPAALRALSHRLSRGFNEALNGFGDEGWSLIGNDGVDDITILVNSNPEKLMGLNISFASGYNSICSSILCAKASMLLQNVPPAILLRFLREHRSEWADTNIDAYSAAAVKIGPCTFLGPRVGNYGGQVILPLAQTIEHEELLEVIKLEGIAQTAEEAMMPRDVLLLQLCCGMDENAVGSCSELIFAPIDASFADDAPLLPSGFRIIPLDSGKEAGSPSRTLDLASALETGAAGNKPPNGLSSNSGATRSVMTIAFQFAFESHMQDNVACMARQYVRSIISSVQRVALALSPSGIGPHAGLRSPLGTPEAHILARWISQSYRNFMGVELLKTNGGGNDSILKALWHHSDAIMCCSVKAASEFTFANQAGVDMLETTLVALQDISLEKILDDHGRKNIYSEFPRIMNQGFATLPGGICMSSMGRPVSYERAVAWKVLNDDEDAHCICFMFVNWSFV; from the exons ATGGCAATGTCTTGCAAAGAGAGTAGCAAGGCAGCTGCGGCTGTGGATGCAGCTATGGATAATGGGAAGTATGTGCGTTATACGCCCGAGCAGGTTGAAGCTCTCGAGAGGCTATACCACGATTGTCCAAAACCGAGTTCTATTCGTCGCCAGCAGCTCATTCGCGAGTGCCctattttatcccacattgagcCTAAACAGATCAAAGTCTGGTTCCAGAACCGAAG ATGCAGAGAGAAGCAAAGAAAAGAAGCGTCAAGGCTCCAAGGTGTCAATCGGAAGCTGACAGCGATGAACAAACTGTTGATGGAGGAGAATGATAGGTTGCAGAAGCAAGTATCACACTTGGTGTATGAAAACAGTTACTTTCGCCAGCATACACCGAAT AATCCACTTTCAACTAAAGACACGAGCTGCGAATCAGTGGTGACAAGTGGTCAAAAGCACCACTTGACGCCACAGCATCCTCCGAGGGATGCAAGTCCTGCAGG ACTTTTGTCCATTGCAGAAGAAACTTTAGCAGAGTTTCTTTCGAAGGCTACTGGAACTGCTGTTGAGTGGGTCCAAATGCCTGGAATGAAG CCTGGTCCGGATTCCATTGGAATCGTTGCTATTTCTCATGGTTGCCCTGGCGTGGCAGCACGAGCTTGCGGTCTGGTTGGTCTAGAACCCACCAGA GTTGCAGAAATCCTGAAGGATCGACCCTCATGGTTTCGCGATTGCCGAGCTGTGGATGTGGTAAACGTGCTGCCTACTGCCAATGGTGGAACCATAGAACTTTTATACATGCAG tTATATGCACCAACAACTCTCGCTCCTGGTCGCGACTTTTGGTTGATACGCTTCACATCTGTCATGGATGATGGCAGTTTGGTGGTATGCGAGAGGTCTCTCAACAACACTCAGAATGGTCCGAGCATGCCGCCTGTTCAGAATTTTGTGAGAGCTGAGATGCTGCCTAGTGGTTACCTAATCAGACCTTGTGAAGGAGGGGGTTCTATCATCCACATCGTAGATCATATGAATTTGGAG GCATGGAGTGTTCCTGAGGTTTTGCGCCCGCTCTATGAATCATCGACTGTGCTTGCTCAAAGGATCACAACAGCT GCTGTACGCCATCTTAGGCAGATAGCTCTTGACATTTCACAGTCTAGTGTGAACAACTGGGGCAGAAGGCCAGCAGCTCTACGAGCACTTAGCCACCGGTTGAGCAG GGGATTCAACGAGGCTCTTAATGGGTTCGGTGATGAGGGATGGTCTTTGATAGGCAATGATGGGGTGGATGATATCACTATTCTTGTGAACTCGAATCCAGAAAAACTGATGGGGTTGAATATCTCTTTCGCAAGTGGATATAATTCCATTTGCAGCTCCATCCTGTGTGCCAAAGCCTCTATGCTTCTTCAG AATGTGCCTCCTGCAATACTGCTAAGATTTTTGAGAGAGCATAGGTCGGAATGGGCAGACACCAATATTGACGCCTACTCAGCCGCTGCCGTTAAAATTGGTCCTTGTACGTTCTTAGGTCCTCGAGTTGGTAATTATGGAGGCCAAGTTATACTTCCTTTGGCTCAGACTATTGAGCACGAAGAG CTGCTCGAGGTAATTAAACTGGAAGGTATTGCTCAGACTGCTGAAGAAGCAATGATGCCTAGGGACGTATTGCTATTGCAG CTCTGTTGCGGAATGGATGAAAATGCAGTAGGCTCGTGTTCTGAACTCATATTTGCCCCTATCGATGCCTCCTTCGCTGATGATGCTCCACTGCTGCCCTCTGGCTTTCGCATCATTCCTCTTGATTCGGGCAAG GAAGCTGGCAGTCCAAGTCGAACACTGGACCTTGCTTCTGCTCTGGAAACTGGAGCAGCTGGAAACAAACCCCCCAACGGCCTCTCTAGTAACAGTGGCGCGACAAGGTCTGTCATGACAATCGCCTTCCAATTCGCGTTTGAAAGCCACATGCAAGATAACGTGGCGTGCATGGCCCGGCAATACGTTCGCAGCATTATATCATCAGTTCAACGAGTGGCATTAGCTCTCTCCCCCTCTGGCATCGGTCCTCACGCCGGTCTTCGCTCGCCACTTGGTACTCCCGAGGCACACATCCTCGCTCGTTGGATCAGCCAAAGCTATAG GAACTTTATGGGCGTCGAGCTACTCAAAACGAACGGTGGAGGGAACGATTCCATCCTTAAAGCACTGTGGCACCACTCGGATGCTATCATGTGCTGCTCTGTGAAG GCAGCTTCGGAATTCACGTTTGCAAACCAGGCTGGCGTAGACATGCTGGAGACGACCCTTGTCGCGCTCCAAGACATCTCCCTGGAGAAAATACTCGATGATCACGGCCGAAAGAACATCTACTCCGAGTTCCCACGGATAATGAATCAG GGTTTTGCGACTCTCCCGGGAGGAATCTGTATGTCGAGCATGGGCAGGCCCGTCTCGTACGAGAGAGCAGTCGCATGGAAAGTTCTGAATGACGACGAAGACGCTCATTGCATCTGCTTCATGTTCGTGAACTGGTCGTTTGTTTGA
- the LOC121797815 gene encoding protein transport protein SEC13 homolog B-like, giving the protein MPALKVETGHQDVVHDVAMDYYGKRLATASSDNTIKIIGVSSSGSQHLATLTGHQGPVWQASWAHPKFGSLLASCSYDGKVILWKEGNQNEWTQAHVFDDHKASVNSIAWAPHELGLCLACGSSDGNISVYTARSDGGWDKSRIDQAHPVGVTSVSWAPSTAPGALVGSGLLTAVQKLASGGCDNTVKVWKLDNGTWRMDCFPALHMHTDWVRDVAWAPNLGLPKSTIASASEDGKVITWVAVKDGDQWEGKVLNDFGAPVWKVSWSLTGNILAVADGKNNVTLWKEEVDGEWQQVTRVE; this is encoded by the coding sequence ATGCCTGCGCTAAAGGTTGAAACTGGTCACCAAGATGTTGTTCATGACGTGGCAATGGATTATTATGGTAAACGTCTTGCTACAGCATCTTCAGACAACACTATCAAAATAATCGGAGTTAGCAGTTCAGGGTCTCAGCATCTGGCAACTTTAACCGGTCACCAAGGACCTGTGTGGCAAGCATCTTGGGCCCATCCGAAGTTCGGTTCTCTCCTAGCTTCATGTTCTTATGATGGAAAAGTTATACTCTGGAAGGAGGGTAATCAAAATGAATGGACCCAGGCTCATGTTTTTGACGATCATAAAGCCTCTGTCAATTCCATTGCATGGGCTCCTCATGAACTGGGGCTTTGTCTGGCATGTGGATCCTCAGATGGAAACATCTCAGTTTACACTGCTAGATCTGATGGTGGATGGGATAAATCTCGAATTGACCAGGCTCATCCCGTTGGTGTCACCTCTGTCTCTTGGGCCCCCTCAACGGCCCCTGGGGCTCTTGTGGGTTCTGGTCTACTCACTGCTGTTCAGAAGTTAGCATCCGGTGGCTGTGATAACACAGTGAAAGTGTGGAAGCTCGACAACGGAACATGGAGGATGGACTGCTTCCCTGCTCTTCATATGCATACTGATTGGGTCAGGGATGTCGCTTGGGCTCCGAATTTGGGACTTCCAAAGTCCACCATTGCAAGTGCTTCGGAAGATGGAAAAGTTATAACATGGGTCGCGGTCAAGGACGGTGATCAATGGGAAGGGAAAGTTCTGAATGATTTTGGAGCTCCCGTGTGGAAGGTGTCGTGGTCACTCACAGGGAACATCCTTGCTGTCGCTGATGGTAAAAACAACGTAACGCTGTGGAAAGAAGAGGTAGACGGAGAATGGCAGCAGGTGACTAGAGTTGAATGA
- the LOC121797813 gene encoding GATA transcription factor 12-like isoform X1, with the protein MEYFAADYAEFSSVDNGNNNNAVHFTVDDLLDFSKEDETMTNAFFESLPVNSGDSSTVTAVDSCNSSVSGGGDGQFNGNISCRSYNESQFSGNELCVPYDDLTELEWLSNFVEESFSTDDHRLIPTTTTAAAAKAVSTDTSSSFITSQSPPPPPPSVFPSDVSVPGKARSKRSRAPPCDWSSRLLLVKTAPPSKPEAPARKCLHCASEKTPQWRTGPMGPKTLCNACGVRYKSGRLVPEYRPAASPTFISARHSNSHRKVMELRRQKDVMQRQQMIGGVFNGCDEFLIHHRSSINGHDLRHMMMN; encoded by the exons ATGGAGTACTTCGCCGCGGATTATGCTGAATTCTCGTCGGTGGATAATGGCAACAATAATAATGCCGTCCATTTTACGGTGGATGATTTGCTCGATTTTTCCAAGGAGGATGAGACCATGACCAACGCGTTTTTCGAGAGCTTGCCGGTCAATTCCGGCGATTCCTCCACTGTCACGGCGGTTGATAGCTGCAATTCGTCGGTCTCTGGCGGCGGAGACGGCCAATTCAACGGCAATATCAGCTGCCGCAGCTATAATGAGTCGCAATTCTCCGGCAACGAACTCTGCGTTCCG TATGATGATTTAACGGAGCTGGAATGGCTGTCGAATTTCGTGGAAGAATCATTCTCAACCGACGACCACCGCTTaatccccaccaccaccaccgccgccgccgcgaaAGCGGTCTCCACCGACACCTCTTCCTCCTTCATCACCTCTcaatctcctcctcctccgccgccgtccGTCTTCCCCTCCGACGTCTCAGTCCCGGGGAAAGCCCGCAGCAAGCGCTCCCGCGCGCCGCCGTGCGACTGGTCCTCCCGCCTCCTCCTCGTGAAGACGGCGCCGCCGAGCAAGCCGGAGGCCCCGGCCCGGAAATGCCTCCACTGCGCGTCCGAGAAGACGCCGCAGTGGAGGACGGGCCCCATGGGCCCGAAGACGCTCTGCAACGCCTGCGGAGTCCGGTACAAGTCGGGCCGCCTCGTGCCGGAGTACCGGCCTGCCGCGAGCCCGACGTTCATCTCGGCGAGGCACTCGAACTCCCACCGGAAGGTGATGGAGCTGCGGCGGCAGAAGGATGTGATGCAGAGGCAGCAGATGATCGGCGGCGTTTTCAACGGCTGTGATGAGTTCCTTATTCACCACCGGAGTAGCATCAACGGCCACGATTTGAGGCACATGATGATGAACTAG
- the LOC121797813 gene encoding GATA transcription factor 12-like isoform X3 yields the protein MEYFAADYAEFSSVDNGNNNNAVHFTVDDLLDFSKEDETMTNAFFESLPVNSGDSSTVTAVDSCNSSVSGGGDGQFNGNISCRSYNESQFSGNELCVPYDDLTELEWLSNFVEESFSTDDHRLIPTTTTAAAAKAVSTDTSSSFITSQSPPPPPPSVFPSDVSVPGKARSKRSRAPPCDWSSRLLLVKTAPPSKPEAPARKCLHCASEKTPQWRTGPMGPKTLCNACGVRYKSGRLVPEYRPAASPTFISARHSNSHRKVMELRRQKDVMQRQQMIGGVFNGCDEFLIHHRSSINGHDLRHMMMN from the exons ATGGAGTACTTCGCCGCGGATTATGCTGAATTCTCGTCGGTGGATAATGGCAACAATAATAATGCCGTCCATTTTACGGTGGATGATTTGCTCGATTTTTCCAAGGAGGATGAGACCATGACCAACGCGTTTTTCGAGAGCTTGCCGGTCAATTCCGGCGATTCCTCCACTGTCACGGCGGTTGATAGCTGCAATTCGTCGGTCTCTGGCGGCGGAGACGGCCAATTCAACGGCAATATCAGCTGCCGCAGCTATAATGAGTCGCAATTCTCCGGCAACGAACTCTGCGTTCCG TATGATGATTTAACGGAGCTGGAATGGCTGTCGAATTTCGTGGAAGAATCATTCTCAACCGACGACCACCGCTTaatccccaccaccaccaccgccgccgccgcgaaAGCGGTCTCCACCGACACCTCTTCCTCCTTCATCACCTCTcaatctcctcctcctccgccgccgtccGTCTTCCCCTCCGACGTCTCAGTCCCGGGGAAAGCCCGCAGCAAGCGCTCCCGCGCGCCGCCGTGCGACTGGTCCTCCCGCCTCCTCCTCGTGAAGACGGCGCCGCCGAGCAAGCCGGAGGCCCCGGCCCGGAAATGCCTCCACTGCGCGTCCGAGAAGACGCCGCAGTGGAGGACGGGCCCCATGGGCCCGAAGACGCTCTGCAACGCCTGCGGAGTCCGGTACAAGTCGGGCCGCCTCGTGCCGGAGTACCGGCCTGCCGCGAGCCCGACGTTCATCTCGGCGAGGCACTCGAACTCCCACCGGAAGGTGATGGAGCTGCGGCGGCAGAAGGATGTGATGCAGAGGCAGCAGATGATCGGCGGCGTTTTCAACGGCTGTGATGAGTTCCTTATTCACCACCGGAGTAGCATCAACGGCCACGATTTGAGGCACATGATGATGAACTA G
- the LOC121797813 gene encoding GATA transcription factor 12-like isoform X2, producing MEYFAADYAEFSSVDNGNNNNAVHFTVDDLLDFSKEDETMTNAFFESLPVNSGDSSTVTAVDSCNSSVSGGGDGQFNGNISCRSYNESQFSGNELCVPYDDLTELEWLSNFVEESFSTDDHRLIPTTTTAAAAKAVSTDTSSSFITSQSPPPPPPSVFPSDVSVPGKARSKRSRAPPCDWSSRLLLVKTAPPSKPEAPARKCLHCASEKTPQWRTGPMGPKTLCNACGVRYKSGRLVPEYRPAASPTFISARHSNSHRKVMELRRQKDVMQRQQMIGGVFNGCDEFLIHHRSSINGHDLRHMMMN from the exons ATGGAGTACTTCGCCGCGGATTATGCTGAATTCTCGTCGGTGGATAATGGCAACAATAATAATGCCGTCCATTTTACGGTGGATGATTTGCTCGATTTTTCCAAGGAGGATGAGACCATGACCAACGCGTTTTTCGAGAGCTTGCCGGTCAATTCCGGCGATTCCTCCACTGTCACGGCGGTTGATAGCTGCAATTCGTCGGTCTCTGGCGGCGGAGACGGCCAATTCAACGGCAATATCAGCTGCCGCAGCTATAATGAGTCGCAATTCTCCGGCAACGAACTCTGCGTTCCG TATGATGATTTAACGGAGCTGGAATGGCTGTCGAATTTCGTGGAAGAATCATTCTCAACCGACGACCACCGCTTaatccccaccaccaccaccgccgccgccgcgaaAGCGGTCTCCACCGACACCTCTTCCTCCTTCATCACCTCTcaatctcctcctcctccgccgccgtccGTCTTCCCCTCCGACGTCTCAGTCCCGGGGAAAGCCCGCAGCAAGCGCTCCCGCGCGCCGCCGTGCGACTGGTCCTCCCGCCTCCTCCTCGTGAAGACGGCGCCGCCGAGCAAGCCGGAGGCCCCGGCCCGGAAATGCCTCCACTGCGCGTCCGAGAAGACGCCGCAGTGGAGGACGGGCCCCATGGGCCCGAAGACGCTCTGCAACGCCTGCGGAGTCCGGTACAAGTCGGGCCGCCTCGTGCCGGAGTACCGGCCTGCCGCGAGCCCGACGTTCATCTCGGCGAGGCACTCGAACTCCCACCGGAAGGTGATGGAGCTGCGGCGGCAGAAGGATGTGATGCAGAGGCAGCAGATGATCGGCGGCGTTTTCAACGGCTGTGATGAGTTCCTTATTCACCACCGGAGTAGCATCAACGGCCACGATTTGAGGCACATGATGATGAACTA A
- the LOC121801400 gene encoding nuclear pore complex protein NUP35-like — MSTSARRTPKSGRQSLFFQDLATPVSSRRSGGKFTTPGQAAAVSALWRENFSNSDLPPPPVFTLEDRFDLSPESGIPDYPVSPEVKSDPRTPLQSFGRELSTPKSKSDASTSYDGASKLSPQQSQQSPMATSSWWSPAKTGGSAEQEDKGKGSPVEGVVQPGALITLPPPREVARPEVKKSLVTIGNMNGNMNEEEWVTVYGFMPADTNLILREFEKCGVILKHVPGPRDANWMHILYQNRSDAQRALSKNGVEVNGVLIIGVKPVDPMQRQALNEKLNNKGFMTLPPAPSNRNVESKGFKVSPYPYYLQNGSSNTRQSSGTMATPAKSVVSKIVDLMFGV, encoded by the exons ATGAGTACAAGTGCCCGAAGAACCCCCAAATCTGGGAGGCAGTCCCTTTTTTTTCAAGATTTAGCAACGCCTGTGTCATCTCGACGGTCTGGGGGAAAGTTCACGACCCCCGGTCAGGCAGCTGCTGTTTCAGCTCTGTGGCGTGAAAATTTTTCCAACTCCgatcttcctcctcctcccgtTTTCACCCTTGAAGACCGTTTTGATCTTTCTCCAGAATCAGGGATCCCTGACTATCCAGTGTCTCCAGAAGTAAAATCAGATCCTAGAACCCCATTGCAAAGTTTTGGCAGGGAACTTTCAACTCCCAAGAGCAAATCAGATGCAAGCACATCATATGATGGAGCTAGCAAGCTGTCACCGCAGCAGAGTCAGCAGAGCCCTATGGCTACTTCAAGCTGGTGGTCACCTGCCAAGACTGGTGGTAGTGCCGAGCAAGAAGATAAAGGGAAAGGTTCACCTGTGGAAGGTGTGGTTCAACCTGGTGCCTTGATAACTCTGCCACCGCCGAGGGAGGTTGCAAGGCCTGAGGTGAAGAAAAGTCTAGTAACTATTGGGAACATGAATGGAAACATGAATGAGGAGGAATGGGTCACTGTCTATGG GTTTATGCCTGCTGATACAAATCTTATACTGCGGGAGTTTGAAAAATGTGGGGTTATTTTGAAACATGTTCCTGGCCCGAGAGATGCTAATTGGATGCACATTTTATATCAG AATCGGTCAGATGCTCAACGAGCACTCAGCAAAAATGGCGTGGAAGTAAATGGAGTTCTCATCATTGGAGTCAAGCCGGTGGATCCAATGCAGCGCCAAGCACTAAATGAGAAACTCAACAACAAAGGATTTATGACATTACCACCGGCCCCTTCCAATAGAAACGTGGAGTCGAAAGGTTTCAAAGTCTCTCCATACCCATACTATCTGCAGAATGGCAGTTCAAACACCCGCCAATCTTCTGGAACCATGGCCACTCCTGCAAAATCAGTGGTGTCGAAAATTGTGGACCTGATGTTCGGTGTCTAG